In Fusarium oxysporum f. sp. lycopersici 4287 chromosome 2, whole genome shotgun sequence, a genomic segment contains:
- a CDS encoding argininosuccinate lyase, translating to MAIITNSCFTEEMSNRVHAKHPHASLTDARLQTRASSLLVTHVNKVELDDDLVSIHQYVLTDLAHAVMLTRTGIFDAHHGQKMVKTLLSLRAGDTASMLASKPEVGTLGLQIENYLERELGPRGRDIQRARSRIDQKATNWRLINRASLTEVIQGLVALGSQILETAEHYAGALMPGYTHLQHSQPTTIDHYLNAHYWAVSRNLSRLFEAYDRLNLSPLGGAAYSGTSWPIDRTATAHYLGFDRPVYNARDAGFAALDMGAELAGVLAATLSGISRLASDVNYWSSSEVGLVRIHSSLCGTSSMMPQKRNPMVLERIRGLAGSAVGWSASQLGVIHTATSTDVDQSYIHNLLPSQCFETAGAISLLREVIATVEFDLSAMQKSSGQHWSTASAVADPLVASHGMIFRHAHESVAHLVASHERAGVCSSDLRADLITDPALKEYSHSQIQEILDPKSFVASRISSGGTSIEARDQLATIAKTDLLAMKNRLQHRLNNVERGLKQLLKMHT from the coding sequence ATGGCGATAATAACTAACAGTTGCTTCACCGAGGAGATGAGCAATAGAGTACACGCAAAGCACCCTCACGCATCGCTCACTGATGCGCGACTCCAGACTCGAGCATCGTCGCTGCTGGTCACACACGTGAACAAGGTTGAGTTGGACGATGACCTTGTCAGCATACACCAATATGTGCTGACTGACCTTGCACACGCCGTCATGCTCACGCGCACCGGCATCTTCGATGCCCACCATGGTCAAAAAATGGTCAAGACTCTGCTGAGCCTACGAGCCGGTGATACGGCTTCGATGCTCGCCTCAAAGCCAGAAGTGGGCACTCTCGGCCTTCAGATTGAAAACTACCTGGAGCGCGAACTGGGCCCGCGCGGTCGCGACATCCAACGCGCCCGAAGCCGTATCGATCAAAAGGCCACAAACTGGCGCCTCATCAACCGTGCAAGTCTCACGGAGGTGATTCAAGGGCTCGTTGCATTGGGTTCCCAGATCCTAGAGACTGCGGAGCACTACGCCGGCGCTCTGATGCCCGGCTACACTCACTTGCAGCATTCTCAACCTACAACCATCGATCATTACCTCAACGCTCATTATTGGGCCGTATCACGCAACCTGTCCCGACTCTTCGAAGCATACGACCGACTGAACCTAAGTCCACTGGGAGGCGCTGCCTATAGCGGCACCTCGTGGCCCATCGATCGCACTGCCACGGCTCACTACCTCGGCTTCGACCGCCCCGTCTACAATGCCCGTGATGCCGGTTTTGCTGCGCTCGACATGGGTGCCGAGCTCGCAGGCGTGCTTGCCGCTACGCTCTCCGGCATTAGCCGTCTAGCCTCCGACGTCAACTACTGGTCCTCCAGCGAAGTAGGGTTGGTGCGGATCCACTCCTCTTTGTGTGGCACATCGAGCATGATGCCCCAGAAGCGTAACCCCATGGTCCTCGAGCGTATCCGGGGACTTGCCGGCTCAGCTGTTGGCTGGTCTGCCAGCCAGCTCGGAGTCATACACACAGCCACTTCAACCGATGTCGACCAGTCTTATATCCATAATCTTCTTCCCAGCCAATGTTTCGAGACGGCTGGGGCCATTTCTTTGTTACGCGAGGTCATTGCTACTGTCGAGTTTGATCTGTCTGCTATGCAAAAGTCATCCGGCCAACATTGGTCCACTGCCAGCGCTGTCGCGGATCCTCTCGTTGCCTCCCATGGAATGATTTTCCGCCATGCTCACGAGAGCGTGGCGCACCTTGTTGCTTCACATGAGCGGGCCGGTGTTTGCTCTAGTGATCTGCGCGCCGATCTCATCACGGACCCGGCCTTGAAAGAGTACTCACACTCCCAAATTCAAGAAATCCTAGATCCTAAGAGCTTTGTGGCATCAAGGATCAGTTCAGGTGGAACTTCCATCGAAGCTCGAGATCAACTCGCGACCATTGCTAAGACTGACCTACTAGCAATGAAGAATAGACTTCAACATCGCCTTAACAATGTTGAAAGGGGACTTAAGCAACTTCTTAAAATGCACACTTAA